One stretch of Rhizoctonia solani chromosome 8, complete sequence DNA includes these proteins:
- a CDS encoding cytochrome P450 family protein, with translation MNLTTNDSSNWNLGMFPADIASTIVNSQLALGSAAAVASGLVWYLLRSDDSQVKRIRPLPFFGQWSFFTRRYDFIVDGFKKFPQERSFGFGILGHNVVAVRGEEARKAFFSSSSLNFTEGYQLLFGGGPSTKDISQDAAKRNDQEELSFFLRHLVPLLKNDRLAKLTPELMSDIERNMKSWGDAGKFDPFEVMYSTVFQLTIRAAGAREIADSVEKCKQLEELYWKVEKGSTAASLLLPWLPSAARKQKVDSTTEIYTIFDQIIKDRQREGRREEDALQTFIDQGDSMVDIIGFVMGVLFAGIVNTGLMSAWIYIHLDQVPEWKDKAVEEIRALLHKYAPLEEYSDLSTAERFSKIPPQALEDEMPVLETCIRETIRLIVSGAALRRVVSGDTEIDGKKIPNGTFLVYSMGETHTNTNIYPNPSQYDPGRYVEGQDKAQTYGFLGWGVGRHPCAGRRFAQYEIKSMVSMFLASYTYEVVDSAGKKPDPSLTVPDRNNMYQARPKGQTFYVKYTKRQQQL, from the exons ATGAATCTGACTACCAACGACTCTTCTAACTGGAACCTGGGAATGTTCCCAGCAGACATTGCTTCCACCATTGTGAACAGCCAGCTTGCACTTGGCTCTGCAGCAGCGGTAGCATCCGGCTTAGTCTGGTATTTGCTTCGGTCCGACGACTCACAGGTGAAACGCATTCGACCCTTGCCGTTTTTCGGCCAATGGTCTTTCTTCACAAG ACGATATG ATTTCATAGTCGATGGATTCAAGAAATTCCCCCAGGAGAGATCATTCGGATTCGGTATACTTGGC CATAATGTTGTAGCCGTGAGGGGAGAAGAGGCTCGCAAGGCTTTCTTTAGTAGTAGTAGCCTCAACTTTACTGAAGG GTATCAGCTATTGTTTGGTGGA GGCCCTTCTACAAAGGACATTTCTCAAGATGCAGCGAAGAGGAATGATCAAGAGGAGCTTTCCTTCTTCCTGCGTCATCTAGTTCCTCTACTGAAGAACGATCGCCTCGCCAAAC TCACTCCTGAACTAATGTCCGACATCGAGCGTAATATGAAGTCGTGGGGTGACGCCGGAAAGTTCGATCCATTCGAAGTGATGTACTCGACTGTGTTCCAGCTGACTATCCGCGCTGCCGGTGCGCGTGAGATTGCCGACTCGGTTGAAAAATGCAAGCAACTGGAGGAGCTCTACTGGAAGGTTGAGAAGGGAAGCACAGCGGCTTCACTCCTGCTTCCTTGGCTTCCGTCGGCGGCCCGAAAACAGAAAGTTGATTCAACAACAGAAAT ATACACCATCTTCGACCAGATTATCAAGGATCGTCAACGCGAAGGTCGTCGTGAGGAAGATGCCCTTCAGACATTCATTGACCAAGGGGACTCTATGGTAGACATCATTGGA TTTGTCATGGGGGTACTTTTCGCTGGCATTGTCAATACCGGTCTCATGAGCGCCTGGATATACATTCACCTCGATCAGGTTCCTGAGTGGAAAGACAAGGCTGTAGAAGAGATCCGTGCCCTACTTCACAAGTATGCGCCGCTCGAAGAGTACTCTGACCTATCGACAGCTGAGCGATTCTCGAAGATTCCGCCACAAGCCTTGGAAGATGAGATGCCAGTCTTAGAG ACATGTATCCGTGAAACAATTCG ATTGATTGTTTCCGGGGCGGCCCTTCGTCGAGTTGTATCTGGAGATACTGAAATCGACGGCAAAAAGATTCCAAATGG AACGTTCCTGGTTTACTCCATGGGAGAAACTCACACCAATACAAACATTTATCCAAATCCAAGCCA GTATGACCCAGGTCGTTATGTCGAGGGTCAAGACAAGGCCCAGACATATGGCTTCCTTGGATGGG GTGTTGGGCGCCACCCTTGCGCCGGCCGTCGCTTTGCTCAGTACGAGATCAAGTCCATGGTATCCATGTTCTTGGCTTCG TACACCTACGAGGTAGTTGACTCTGCCGGCAAGAAGCCAGACCCATCACTAACTGTTCCAGACAGGAACAACATGTACCAG